TAATCTCGTCCCCGTTCGTGTACCTGATGTTTAACTCGTAGCGAACGAACTCGCTTGCCGGAGCCGCTTCGTCGTGCTCCTCAACGAAACGAACTGCATCCTCAATTGAAGCGAGCTGTCGCGACAGACCCGAAAGGGTTAGGACGAAAACGTGCTCGATCATGCGGTTCAGACAAGTCCTCAGCTCGTAGAAGAATTGATCGAATTGGTCTGCGTGAAGCCTTCGGATTTCTTCGGCGATCCGTTCGCGCTGGGCTTCAGTGAGTCGGTCGAGAGCATCTACCTTCCGCTGCAAATCGCCTTCGCTCGTTCTCTCGTCGGTGGCCACATCCACGCCCTCGCTCGCGAACGCCTGGACGATGGTGTCGTACTGGCAGTAGACGAGATTGAACTTGTGCGAGCGGAACTGCGCGAGCGAGCCGTCGGTAAAGACGCCCGCCAACACGGCGCCGAGGAACGGGTGGCAATCGTGATAGGTCTCGGACAAAGGCGCGATAGCACCTTGGATCTCCTGCGCCTTATTCCGAGAGTGCTTTGTGTATCGGCACCACGCCGACTCGATGAAGGCGCGCGGGCGCCCAAGGGATTCCTCGCTTCCGCCCTCCTCCAGCACATAGTCGAGGTCGTGCACGTTCCCACGCGAGTCCGTCCAAGCGACCTTTCTCTTGCCGCCACGTGCCGGGCGTGGGTGTTTGTAGTCGAGATAGAGTCCAAACTCTTCGGCGATTTCTTGCAGCGGTTTGTGAATCGCCCGCTCCAACTCCTCACCGATGATCTGCCCAAGCCTATGTGCAGGTGATTGTGCCATGCGAGCTACCCCTCAACCCACAGGCGGCCTTCGCAGAGCGGGACGCGATGTTTTCGGTTCTTCCACTTGGTATTGCGGTCGCGGGTCTTTTCGAAGTGGAAGCTCTTGAAGCCCGCGGAAAGGGCCAGTTTTCCAAGCCATTCGATCACGGGGACGTAGACACCGTAGGGAGCCGAGTCACCGATTACGAAGCACACCCTGGACGGGGAGCTGCACATGCGCCGCAGGGCGTGCCAAACTTCAGCCAGGTCGAGGAAGTAACATGCGACCAGGTTGTGGTAGGTCTTCTTGCCTCCGCGAGTAAGTCGAACCTCTCCAAGTTCCTTGCACACGGAAGTGAGCTCGTCACGGATCGGGTCCAAGTCGGCACGTGAGAGTATGGCCGGAAGGTCCACCGCGTGATCGGGAACGTGCTGCGTGCAGGATCGGAGAAGGTGCTGGCGTATGTTGTCCTGCAAGTCGCCCCAGCCCTTGATCTCGCCGAAGAAGGTCAGTTCCAGGCGGGTCGCATCGGCGTAGTCGTAGTTGTTCGGGTACGGCGGCGATGTGACGACGAGGTTGAATGTGTCCGCTGGGACGCTCTCGCACGAGCGAGCATCGTCCACAGTGAACTTTGCCCGCGGCGTATCGAGGCCGTTGGTCGCGCGCATGTCCTGGAGCATCGTGCTCGTCATGTCGTCAAAGGCTGCGAAGGGCTCTTGAACGCGCGCCTTTCGACGGCTCGGAAGGAGGTACTGCCAGTTCGCAGTCCCGACGTGCGAAGTTGGGCGGAGGATCGCGGCGAGCGCAAGCCACACGAGCAGAGAAGCCTCCGAGTCGTCCGCTTGGGCCTCGACTGCACGCCGGAGGCAATCTAGCTGAGCGAGGGCGTCGTCCGTGTAACATTTGCGGATGAGCGGCGCATACGAGTCAAGCGCGGGCGTCCGCCGTCGTGCGCTTGCAAGCACGCGCTTCGCGCGATCTACGAACACGTCGGGAGATGTTCGATAGGCCAGCTTGCCTTGAGCGACGCGAGCCACAAATGGATGGGGGTCGATTCCCCAACATTCCGCGCCGCATTGCTCGGCGGCGATGAGCGTGGTACCGCTGCCTGCGAACGGATCGAATACCCGAACGTCTCGTTCTTTGCCCTCCCGCCTAATCACGTCCGCGGCCCACGCTCCGCTGAACCCGGCGCTGTACCGGAACCACCGATGCACGGGCAGTCTCGCGTTGTCGGCGAAGGTTCCCGACGCACCCTCACTAAAGTGAGGCAGGTCCATCTCGGGAAATAGTGCGGTTTGGTGTGATTTCAGCATCCGTCAGTTCCCGCTATTCCTAGTGTCCGCCCAACGATTTATGGGGAGACAGAACCGCAACAGAGAGGAGACGACCATGCATTGAGCGACAGTCAGATGTCTACTAACATATCGCTTCGCTCCTCTCATACAGCTCACTAAGAGCCAGAGAAATGGTAATAGGAAAAGGAACTGGGCTAGGGATTGAGGACGACCATCCAACGTCAGACATCTCGATGTCTACTAACATATTGCATCGCCTCAACCTTGACCAGCTTCCTTCAACGAATTCTCAGGGAGTGGTGACAGACACCTTCCATAATCTCTTCGCTCAGAAGCAGGCAGCCCAGTTCCAGACAACAAACTATCCCCAACTTAGCTGATGGAAAGAACCTTTGTCGCCTACATCGGCATTGACTGGTCAGATCGCAAACACGACATCTGTCTGTACGACCCCGAGAGCGCACAGCGAGAATACAGCGTGATTGGCGCTCAACCGCAAGAGATTGCCAACTGGGTTGCGACCTTGCAACAGCGATACGGCAACAGCCCAATTGCCATCTGCCTGGAGCAAAAGCGAGGACCCCTGATTTACGCGCTGTGCCAGTACGACAACCTAGTGCTGTTTCCCATCAATCCGCGCACGGTTTCTAACTATCGACGAGCCTTTCAGCCCTCACGAGCAAAATCAGACCCCGTAGATGCCCAGATTTTGATTGAGCTGCTGCTCAAGCACCCAGACAAGATCCCCCCGTGGCAAGCCGCATCTTGTGAACTGCGAGCGTTGCGGCAGTGGAGTGAATCCCGCCGCATGCTGGTGGGAGAGAAGGTACGACTGACCAATCGCATCACCGCTGCTTTGAAGAACTTTTATCCTCAAGTGCTGGAGTGGTTTGAGGATAAAGACACCCAAGTGTTTTGTGACTTTATCACTCAATACCCTGACCTCCACTCTGCCCAAGCGGTTTCGGCTGAGGAATTGACTCTGTTCTTCCAGTCTCATCGAGTCATCCGCCGGAGCGCCATTGAGCGGCGCATTCACCAAATCCAAACCGCTGGCATACCCCTGACAGAAGACCCAGGGATTGTTGAACCGATGCAATGGCTGGTGCAAACGCTGGTGATTCAGCTCAAGGCGCTGTTGCATCGACTCGATGAGTTAAATCAAACGATTGAGCAATTGTTTCAGTCTTTGCCAGATGCGGCGTTTTTCGATGCTTTACCCGGAGCAGGACCCCATCTTGCGCCCCGGCTACTGATTGCGTTTGGCGATGACCGCAGTCGCTTCGGCAGCGCCCAGGCGTTTATGAGCTATATCGGCATTGCACCGGTCAAAGAGGAGAGTGGCAAGAAACGCTGGACGCATTGGCGCTGGAGTTGTCCAAAGTTCTTGCGGCAGTCCTTTGTAGAGTGGGCTGACCAGTCGCGGCGGCACTCATCGTGGGCCAATGCGTTCTATCAGCAGCAGCGGCGATCGGGCAAAAGTCATCCCAAAGCGATTCGCGCTCTGGCGTATAAGTGGGGACGGATTCTCTGGCGCTGCTGGCAAGACCGAGTGCCCTATGACGAAGACCGCTATCTGGCGGCGCTCCAGCGGAAGAGGTCGCCGCTAGCGGCGATGCTAGTCCAAAGTCCGCTTGAGGGGATGACGAGTGCAGGAGGTGAGTGCGGTAATTCTAGGGTTCAAGTTACGCTAAAACACACGTAACAATTCAACGAACGGAACGCTTTTGGGAATGTGGCGATGAATGTGATGCAGTCAGCATGAGGCTGACTTATAATCTGCTGCGTTTAGATTTTGTGTATCCATTGACTCAATGTTTCTTCACGGCTATCTATTGACTCCGTCTCCCTCAGGGCCTATGTTATCTCGCTTGGCAACTACATCTTGCTTACTTTCCAATCATATGCAATGCCTCAATCCAGATTTTGAGTTCTTGCTCAGCTAAGTTCTTATCGGTTAATTCTTGTTCCTGGTGGGCAATGTAGGTGTTCCGAAAGTCGTTGATGCGGGTGACAGTTTCCAAAAACTTACGCCCACCCTGAAATCGCAACTGAGTTTGTAAGGCTTCAAACACACCACCAATTTTTGTTGTGTCGTTGAGAGCATAGTCTAAACACGATCGCAGTAAGCCAATCAGTGACAGCCCGTTATTAAACACCAGCGTTCGTTTCAGATTTTGTGCCAGTTTGCGGTAATAGTCTTCAGATTTACGGTCTACACCGCCCAGATAGGGAGCAAACCAGGCTTTTTGGTCTTCTACGGTGACGGGCATTTCTGGTTGCAGTCGCCGTACCAGAAAGCCTTTCGCCACTTCATCGATCGAACCCAACAGAGCGGTGAAAACAGGGGCGTAATTCATCCCCTCTTTGTTCTCGAAGAAGCGGTAGAGCATGACAGATTGATCGGCGGCACGGCGATAGCGAGAAGGCAGAGCATTGAGAATCGCTGGATCAATCAGGCTATCGACCTCAGAAGCTTCTTCATCCACCTGCCCCAAATTTACAAACAGAGGCAAGTCCTGGAATTCCTCAGATTGGAGCAGGTTTTGCAGGGCAGGGGCACAGGCACGAGCCAATTCAGCAATGGTATCGCCTGCCATGCGCTCAAACACGTCTTGGGGAATGTAGAGGTAGTGCCATTGAGTTGTTTCACTCGAAGCAGCCTCACACCAAGCGATCGCTGCTTTGGCTTTCAAGGGTACATCCCGATCTTCTCGCCCTTTGGTTTCGACCAGGTAGTAGTGACCATCGAGAGTACGAATGAAGAAATCGGGGGTATAGAAGGCAAGGCGATCGCCATTTGCCAGATAGTCAACTCGCAGACATTGTGATCCAGCGTTTTTGGCAAAGGCAGCCACATCAGGGGCACGATCGCAAAACTTCGCCACTGCTACTTCTAACTCACGATTACAGGTAACCAGGTTGAACAGGGTTTTTGCCGCTTCCAGGGCGGGACGGCGTTCACTCAGGGTTACCTGATAGGGTTTCCAGGCATTGAGGGATTTGGGTGGTTCAACCATTAACCGTTCTTCGGTAGTGGTGGTGCGGCTACGGATCAAGGGCACAAACACCGCCCGCAAGTGTTCACCTACATCGGAGTCAGCTAACCGAGCCACCAGAGCTGGATCGAATAGGGTGGTTTTCTGCTCAAACAGGATTTCTTCGAGAAAGGTCTGAATCAGAGGAGCCAGAATGGGATGCAATCCCCGTAATTTGCAAATGGTTTCCAGTTGCTTGACGTAGTAGGAGACGGCACCAACTCCCGATGCCAACAGCGGTAGATTAAGTTGCAGTTTCTCAACCACTTCGCCCGTAAACAGGTGTCGTCCTTCGTACTGAATTTCGTTGTTGCCCTGTTTGCCCAACGGTAAAGGACGGTAGGGCTTAAACGCTTTTTTCACATCCTGAATCGTCAAGCCTTCCAGTTTGGGCACAATGCGAAAGCCAGCGGAAAGGGAAGGAATCTGGATATTCAGCGCATTGACATCTTTGTGGGCTTCATCGGGGAAGATGGAAATCGTTGTGGCAGGAACGCGATCGAGTTCCACAATTTCCAGCGGCAAGCCTTCTTGAGCAAGTTCTTGCTGATAGAGGCTGGCAAAGGCGGGATGTTCCACTACTGTCACCAGTTCATTGGCTTGACCGGGGGGAGTCATGCGACGCAAGCCTCGACCCAGGGTTTGTTCGGGCAAAATATTGGCTTTAGAGCTGTAGGGACGCAAAGGCACGATCGTGGTCACGTTTCGCACATCCCAACCTTCCCGTAGCATTAGCACGGAAACAATGCAGAAATAGGGACTGGCGTTGCTATCCAGTTCGCGGCTGAGTTTTCGCAGTGCCTTCAGGTCATCGTCGCTGATGGCTTTTTCGTCTTCGACAAATTCATAGCGGGCATCCTTGCCTCGTCCCACTTTTTTGAGCTTGCCCTTCAGGTTGGT
The Thermoleptolyngbya sichuanensis A183 DNA segment above includes these coding regions:
- a CDS encoding IS110 family RNA-guided transposase yields the protein MERTFVAYIGIDWSDRKHDICLYDPESAQREYSVIGAQPQEIANWVATLQQRYGNSPIAICLEQKRGPLIYALCQYDNLVLFPINPRTVSNYRRAFQPSRAKSDPVDAQILIELLLKHPDKIPPWQAASCELRALRQWSESRRMLVGEKVRLTNRITAALKNFYPQVLEWFEDKDTQVFCDFITQYPDLHSAQAVSAEELTLFFQSHRVIRRSAIERRIHQIQTAGIPLTEDPGIVEPMQWLVQTLVIQLKALLHRLDELNQTIEQLFQSLPDAAFFDALPGAGPHLAPRLLIAFGDDRSRFGSAQAFMSYIGIAPVKEESGKKRWTHWRWSCPKFLRQSFVEWADQSRRHSSWANAFYQQQRRSGKSHPKAIRALAYKWGRILWRCWQDRVPYDEDRYLAALQRKRSPLAAMLVQSPLEGMTSAGGECGNSRVQVTLKHT
- a CDS encoding DNA methylase; its protein translation is MAQSPAHRLGQIIGEELERAIHKPLQEIAEEFGLYLDYKHPRPARGGKRKVAWTDSRGNVHDLDYVLEEGGSEESLGRPRAFIESAWCRYTKHSRNKAQEIQGAIAPLSETYHDCHPFLGAVLAGVFTDGSLAQFRSHKFNLVYCQYDTIVQAFASEGVDVATDERTSEGDLQRKVDALDRLTEAQRERIAEEIRRLHADQFDQFFYELRTCLNRMIEHVFVLTLSGLSRQLASIEDAVRFVEEHDEAAPASEFVRYELNIRYTNGDEIRGSFREKAKAIDFLRSFARSV
- a CDS encoding site-specific DNA-methyltransferase produces the protein MLKSHQTALFPEMDLPHFSEGASGTFADNARLPVHRWFRYSAGFSGAWAADVIRREGKERDVRVFDPFAGSGTTLIAAEQCGAECWGIDPHPFVARVAQGKLAYRTSPDVFVDRAKRVLASARRRTPALDSYAPLIRKCYTDDALAQLDCLRRAVEAQADDSEASLLVWLALAAILRPTSHVGTANWQYLLPSRRKARVQEPFAAFDDMTSTMLQDMRATNGLDTPRAKFTVDDARSCESVPADTFNLVVTSPPYPNNYDYADATRLELTFFGEIKGWGDLQDNIRQHLLRSCTQHVPDHAVDLPAILSRADLDPIRDELTSVCKELGEVRLTRGGKKTYHNLVACYFLDLAEVWHALRRMCSSPSRVCFVIGDSAPYGVYVPVIEWLGKLALSAGFKSFHFEKTRDRNTKWKNRKHRVPLCEGRLWVEG
- a CDS encoding DEAD/DEAH box helicase — translated: MTSSSSTLNPTVLEPLFAPWQEPNAHRVRAEKSGDPAVVKQGRRASPIEVVNNLRAAVREWREAFYIGASDTTIQLLNHWFNRAHRKTTPDGEEFEFRYYFCQREAAETLIYLKEVRRIECLSQIIAEFGGANAELQALGITEDEDAWSRYAFKLATGAGKTKVMSLCIVWSYFHALRESDSEMARHFVVIAPNLTVYERLKEDFGNGRIFDEDPLIPPEWRGDWNLSVVLQDEASGAATGGTLYLTNIHRLYDTAKRKKKAEEDTYAWMGPAVSKTKALDTGAALRDRITAHRRVMVLNDEAHHVWDPGSAWNEAIRTLHETILARSSCNLVAQLDFSATPKDNKGLLFKHIVCDTPLGEAVDAGIVKTPIIGQANRKLVEQADDNAAYRWEQHLLLGYERWKASQAEWQASGKKPLLFIMCDDTEAADQITQRFNTDPLFEQLNGKTINLHTNLKGKLKKVGRGKDARYEFVEDEKAISDDDLKALRKLSRELDSNASPYFCIVSVLMLREGWDVRNVTTIVPLRPYSSKANILPEQTLGRGLRRMTPPGQANELVTVVEHPAFASLYQQELAQEGLPLEIVELDRVPATTISIFPDEAHKDVNALNIQIPSLSAGFRIVPKLEGLTIQDVKKAFKPYRPLPLGKQGNNEIQYEGRHLFTGEVVEKLQLNLPLLASGVGAVSYYVKQLETICKLRGLHPILAPLIQTFLEEILFEQKTTLFDPALVARLADSDVGEHLRAVFVPLIRSRTTTTEERLMVEPPKSLNAWKPYQVTLSERRPALEAAKTLFNLVTCNRELEVAVAKFCDRAPDVAAFAKNAGSQCLRVDYLANGDRLAFYTPDFFIRTLDGHYYLVETKGREDRDVPLKAKAAIAWCEAASSETTQWHYLYIPQDVFERMAGDTIAELARACAPALQNLLQSEEFQDLPLFVNLGQVDEEASEVDSLIDPAILNALPSRYRRAADQSVMLYRFFENKEGMNYAPVFTALLGSIDEVAKGFLVRRLQPEMPVTVEDQKAWFAPYLGGVDRKSEDYYRKLAQNLKRTLVFNNGLSLIGLLRSCLDYALNDTTKIGGVFEALQTQLRFQGGRKFLETVTRINDFRNTYIAHQEQELTDKNLAEQELKIWIEALHMIGK